A single region of the Anaerolineales bacterium genome encodes:
- a CDS encoding PD40 domain-containing protein, protein MLLRAFRAADKLTNAGLRVLAWGGAWLARQLFYLRLSFTALLLAVLAIVFRTASVGRGAYNATLRRQSMAQRAAAETPRTLIREDPLKSQNRVLSLFTVVLLIALIGIVLWTTNNAGTANRLPPTSDGAVALPILPTIPSPTPTLTPTASPSPVPDPLRVGGSIVYSLRVEGRENLFVLGIGMAQPLRLTNTPVDDRDPAWSPDGKRIAFTSRRDGNWELYTLDMESGALTRLTVTSGYEANPTWSPDGAFIAYEAYTNDNLDIYIIAAGGGGEPQRLTYNPAPDYAPAWGPAPSRLRNIAYVSQRDGNAEIYVISLDRPVEEEALRLTNTPTIEEKFPAWSPDGVNIAYSAYSEGVELVFSKSFNNPTGVPLTIGRGREPAWSPNSQSLVFALDVNGQTTLVGGLATGIGVASPLAISLPGRASHPHWTAAELPDSLITSGGAKPNDPPLYSEAVAPESASPPFYQFRRLPAIRAPLPVLSDRVDDSFVALREVSTQRIGYDFLGAPADLLWTRDRLPEPGQSRQSWHYAGRAFAFDRNLIFNTPAPIEIMREDIGANTYWRVYIRVDPAFQDGRLGEPLKEYPWDFASRIEGNDPAVFEQGGRRKGAIPKGYYVDFTQLAADFGWERLPSERQWRSNFPSLLYWEFDKREGLAWAEAMFELYTQAEIDAFLFGPTAIPTRTPQATPTFGPSRTPTPRPPDGG, encoded by the coding sequence ATGCTTCTTCGCGCTTTCCGCGCCGCAGACAAACTGACCAATGCCGGGCTGCGCGTTCTTGCGTGGGGCGGCGCTTGGCTGGCGCGACAGTTGTTCTATCTTCGGTTGTCCTTCACGGCGCTGCTGCTTGCCGTGCTTGCCATCGTCTTTCGCACGGCAAGCGTCGGACGTGGGGCGTACAACGCCACCCTTCGCCGCCAGTCCATGGCGCAGCGGGCAGCCGCCGAAACGCCGCGCACGCTCATCCGCGAAGACCCCTTGAAATCCCAAAACCGCGTCTTGAGCTTGTTCACCGTCGTCCTCTTGATCGCCCTCATTGGCATCGTCCTTTGGACGACGAACAATGCCGGAACTGCCAACCGCCTCCCGCCCACCAGCGATGGGGCTGTCGCACTACCCATCCTCCCCACGATTCCAAGCCCCACGCCCACCCTCACCCCGACGGCTTCCCCCTCGCCCGTCCCTGATCCTTTACGGGTCGGCGGGAGCATCGTCTATTCCCTGCGCGTGGAGGGGCGGGAAAATCTCTTTGTCTTGGGCATTGGCATGGCGCAGCCGCTCCGGCTGACAAATACCCCCGTCGATGATCGGGACCCAGCATGGAGTCCCGATGGGAAACGGATTGCCTTCACCAGCCGCCGCGATGGAAACTGGGAACTCTACACGCTAGACATGGAATCGGGCGCCCTCACACGGCTCACGGTGACCTCCGGCTACGAGGCAAACCCAACATGGAGTCCCGATGGGGCGTTCATTGCTTACGAGGCGTACACCAACGACAATCTCGATATTTACATCATTGCGGCGGGCGGCGGCGGCGAACCACAGCGGCTCACCTACAACCCCGCCCCCGATTACGCTCCGGCATGGGGTCCTGCCCCTAGCCGCCTGCGCAATATTGCCTATGTAAGCCAGCGCGATGGGAACGCCGAGATTTACGTGATCAGCCTTGATCGTCCGGTGGAAGAAGAAGCGCTGCGGCTGACGAACACCCCAACGATTGAGGAAAAATTCCCCGCATGGAGTCCCGATGGGGTAAATATTGCCTACAGCGCCTACAGCGAAGGGGTAGAACTCGTCTTTAGCAAGAGTTTCAACAACCCAACCGGAGTCCCGCTGACCATTGGGCGGGGGCGTGAACCAGCGTGGTCACCGAACAGTCAGAGCCTTGTCTTTGCCTTGGATGTTAACGGGCAAACAACGCTTGTTGGCGGCTTGGCAACGGGGATCGGCGTCGCCTCCCCGTTGGCAATCTCCCTCCCGGGACGTGCCAGCCACCCCCATTGGACGGCGGCGGAACTACCCGATTCGCTCATCACCAGCGGCGGGGCAAAACCCAACGATCCCCCGCTCTATTCGGAAGCGGTTGCCCCAGAGAGCGCCTCCCCGCCCTTTTACCAATTCCGCCGCTTGCCCGCCATACGCGCCCCGCTGCCCGTCCTCTCAGACCGCGTGGACGATAGCTTCGTCGCCCTCCGCGAGGTATCAACACAGCGCATTGGCTACGATTTTCTCGGTGCGCCAGCCGATTTGCTCTGGACGCGGGATCGCCTTCCCGAACCCGGTCAAAGTCGCCAGAGTTGGCACTACGCCGGACGTGCCTTTGCCTTTGACCGCAACCTGATCTTCAACACCCCCGCTCCCATTGAGATCATGCGCGAGGATATTGGGGCAAACACCTATTGGCGGGTGTACATCCGCGTCGATCCCGCCTTTCAGGATGGGCGCTTGGGCGAGCCGCTCAAGGAATACCCCTGGGATTTCGCCAGCCGCATCGAGGGCAACGATCCCGCCGTCTTTGAACAGGGCGGGCGGCGCAAGGGGGCGATCCCCAAAGGGTATTATGTCGATTTCACACAGCTTGCCGCCGATTTTGGGTGGGAGCGCTTGCCTTCTGAGCGCCAATGGCGCAGCAATTTCCCAAGCCTGCTCTATTGGGAATTCGATAAACGCGAGGGGTTAGCCTGGGCAGAGGCAATGTTTGAACTCTATACCCAAGCTGAAATTGACGCCTTCCTGTTCGGTCCCACCGCCATTCCCACGCGGACGCCGCAAGCTACGCCCACCTTTGGTCCTTCCCGCACACCAACCCCACGCCCGCCGGATGGGGGCTAA